In Colletotrichum higginsianum IMI 349063 chromosome 3, whole genome shotgun sequence, a genomic segment contains:
- a CDS encoding Thioesterase domain-containing protein, with protein sequence MDMSEAKYENLGIGDHDHDDRSSTEVEESLIGAEDKACRSCLAQEYHRPTAAARTRRKNRCLAMLSSSRWFVDTILLLVILGLLVRQQTQTPPVNTLDFGGDLTGVSGKFSQQIKTFAPDYEGKYAPNDTSKFFTDEVLNNWNELMPRQQVGMGFQWVNDTHKYHDLPTPIIWPEKTVFTTSITHQLHCLFAVVQTYSGLTSGHEIPDDHHWHMIHCFSYLRQTIMCSADMALEGLETTFPDHNGGSDGWDSKHVCKDYNQVKNYLESVRAYDDREIF encoded by the exons ATGGACATGTCCGAGGCCAAGTACGAGAACCTGGGGATCGGGGACCACGATCACGATGACCGCAGCAgcaccgaggtcgaggagtCGCTCATTGGCGCGGAGGACAAGGCGTGCCGGAGCTGCCTGGCCCAGGAGTACCATAGAcccacggcggcagcgaggacaaggagaaaGAACCGGTGCCTGGCCATGCTCAGCTCGTCGCGGTGGTTCGTCGACACCATCTTGCTGCTCGTCATCCTGGGCCTGCTCGTGAGGcagcagacgcagacgccgCCCGTGAACACGTTGGACTTTGGGGGGGATCTGACGGGCGTCAGCGGAAAGT TCTCGCAGCAGATCAAGACGTTCGCACCGGATTACGAGGGCAAGTATGCGCCCAACGACACGTCAAAGTTCTTCACGGATGAAGTGTTGAATAACTGGAACGAGCTAATGCCGA GACAACAAGTCGGCATGGGATTCCAATGGGTCAACGACACGCACAAGTACCACGACCTGCCAACCCCCATCATCTGGCCCGAGAAGACCGTCTTCACGACGTCCATCACGCACCAGCTGCACTGCTTG ttcgccgtcgtccagaccTACTCGGGCCTCACGTCGGGCCACGAGATCCCCGACGACCACCACTGGCACATGATCCACTGCTTCTCGTATCTGAGGCAGACCATCATGTGCAGCGCCGACAtggccctcgagggcctcgagacGACGTTCCCTGACCACAACGGCGGCTCCGACGGCTGGGACTCGAAGCATG TGTGCAAGGATTACAACCAGGTCAAGAACTACCTGGAGAGCGTGAGGGCCTACGACGATAGAGAGATCTTCTAA
- a CDS encoding CRAL/TRIO domain-containing protein, which produces MASVADPTAASTGLQDEKAAAAAASPSSDRIKKLIASPPPASSIPPAPVLTPDQQSKYDGLLAQARAWTEVKCTSAGHAEKSGPLTDADRQWLTRECLLRYLRATSWNPKAAEKRLLETLAWRREYGVEALTPDHISVENETGKQVVLGFDNEARPCLYLSPGHQNTDPSPRQVQHLVFMLERVIELMPAGQEKVALLINFKSSKRRSNSAPSLGLAREVLHILQTHYPERLGRALIINVPWVVTGFFKLITPFIDPMTRDKLKFNEDMRQYVHEDQLWTEFGGGKLEFEYDHAVYWPVMNDVCKEKRDFYAARWVAGGKQVGELETYLAGAAAKGVGPGAATPPPAAAAAAAAAAVDAEAESTPVVQ; this is translated from the exons ATGGCCTCCGTCGCCGATCcgaccgccgcctccaccggCTTgcaggacgagaaggccgccgccgccgccgcctctccgTCATCGGACCGCATCAAGAAGCTCAtcgcctcgccgcccccggcgTCCTCCATCCCTCCCGCTCCCGTCCTGACACCGGATCAGCAGTCCAAGTacgatggcctcctcgcccaggccCGCGCCTGGACCGAGGTCAAGTGCACCTCCGCCGGCCACGCCGAAAAGTCGGGCCCCctgaccgacgccgaccgcCAGTGGCTCACGCGTGAGTGCCTTCTCCGCTACCTCCGCGCGACGTCGTGGAaccccaaggccgccgagaagcgtCTGCTCGAGACCCTCGCCTGGCGCCGCGAGTacggcgtcgaggctctCACGCCCGACCACATCTCGGTCGAGAACGAGACGGGGAAGcaggtcgtcctcggcttcgacaaCGAGGCCCGCCCGTGCCTCTATCTCAGCCCCGGCCACCAGAACACCGACCCTTCCCCCCGCCAGGTCCAGCACCTTGTCTTCATGCTCGAGCGCGTCATCGAGCTCATGCCCGCCGGCCAGGAAAAGGTCGCCCTGCTCATCAACTTCAAGTCTTCCAAGCGCCGCTCCAACTCGGCGCccagcctcggcctcgcccgcgaGGTCCTGCACATTCTCCAGACGCACTACCCGGAGCGTCTGGGCAGAGCCCTTATTATCAATG TCCCCTGGGTGGTCACTGGCTTCTTCAAGCTCATCACCCCCTTCATCGACCCCATGACGCGGGACAAGCTCAAGTTCAACGAGGACATGCGCCAGTACGTCCACGAGGACCAGCTGTGGACCgagttcggcggcggcaagctcGAGTTCGAGTACGACCACGCCGTCTACTGGCCCGTCATGAACGACGTATGCAAGGAGAAGCGCGATTTCTACGCCGCCCGCTgggtcgccggcggcaagcAGGTGGGCGAGTTGGAGACCTaccttgccggcgccgccgcaaaGGGTGTCGGCCCGGGTGCCgctactcctcctcctgctgctgctgctgctgctgctgctgctgctgttgatgcCGAGGCTGAGTCAACGCCTGTTGTGCAATGA
- a CDS encoding transporter particle component, which translates to MANLPTTKTIPGKETPGLRYPSNGKTIYHRPLNRTKTAELSQSSFAYLFSEMVSYAQRNVKDISELEQRLNVQGHSIGLKLLDLLLFREPPRTQVRPLTIITLLHFIKQSCWQHLFGRQADRLEKSADPAKPDEYMIIDNEPLVNAYISVPREMSQLNCAAYVAGIVEGVCDGAGFPARVSAHNIAARDEHEMWPGKTVFLVKFRPEVLERESYLGKS; encoded by the exons ATGGCGAATCTCCCGACGACCAAGACCATCCCCGGCAAGGAGACGCCGGGGCTGCGCTACCCCTCCAACGGCAAGACCATCTACCACCGGCCCCTGAACCGCACAAAGACGGCCGAGCTCAGCCAGTCCAGCTTCGCCTACCTCTTCAGCGAGATGGTCTCGTACGCCCAGCGCAACGTCAAGGACATTTCCGAGCTCGAGCAGCG CCTCAACGTCCAGGGCCACTCGATAGGTctcaagctcctcgacctcctcctcttccgcgaACCCCCGCGCACCCAGGTCCGCCCCCTGACAATCATCACCCTGCTGCACTTCATCAAGCAGTCCTGCTGGCAGCACCTCTTTGGCCGCCAGGCCGACCGCCTCGAGAAGTCGGCCGACCCCGCCAAGCCCGACGAGTACATGATCATCGACAACGAGCCCCTCGTCAACGCCTACATCAGCGTGCCCCGCGAGATGTCCCAGCTCAACTGCGCCGCCtacgtcgccggcatcgtcgagggcgttTGCGACGGCGCCGGGTTCCCCGCCCGCGTGAGCGCCCATAACATCGCCGCCCGGGACGAGCACGAGATGTGGCCCGGCAAGaccgtcttcctcgtcaagTTCCGGCCCGAGGTGCTCGAGAGGGAGAGTTACCTGGGCAAGAGCTGA
- a CDS encoding Apc13 domain-containing protein — protein MRVKEVTVQGLLTPLVERTRTRCGPERKLEVVGEGRKWRLISVRREPDIHRQHQHVKSVLYPTNIKIAEITYTKKSHTRNLWKGARTSRNMGLNKDASHTYVHMHRARDADLFEDFCKERLPDDEVYVPPQHQPINPEDEDDVVPDQHAAFGITQATQRQREPAWKDLGLAGLMNRGPPPPGGWAQAQRAGGGAGASGGLRLPR, from the exons ATGAGGGTGAAAGAGGTGACAGTTCAAGGTTTGCTGACGCCTCTGGTcgagaggacgaggacaagaTGCGGACCGGAGCGCAAGCTGGAAGTCGTCGGTGAGGGGAGGAAGTGGAGACTTATTTCGGTGAGGCGT GAACCAGACATCCAtcgtcaacatcaacacGTCAAGTCTGTCCTGTATCCTACGAATATCAAGATCGCGGAAATCACCTACACCAAGAAGTCCCATACAAGGAATCTCTGGAAAGGAGCTCGAACAAGCAGAAACATGGGACTG AACAAAGACGCAAGCCACACGTACGTGCACATGCACCgcgcccgcgacgccgacctATTCGAGGACTTTTGCAAGGAGAGACTgccggacgacgaggtgTACGTGCCaccccagcaccagcccatcaacccagaggacgaggacgacgtcgtgcCGGACCAGCACGCGGCGTTTGGTATCACCCAGGCGACGCAGAGGCAGCGCGAACCGGCATGGAAGGACCTCGGGCTCGCGGGCCTGATGAACCGCggaccaccgccgccgggcggGTGGGCGCAGGCCCAgagggcgggcggcggtgctggtgctTCTGGCGGGTTGAGGTTGCCGCGGTAG
- a CDS encoding ABC transporter, translating into MSNFAQCSWPMWDIDDLTPCFQQDYLKILFPLIVIAFSFLHLALQAIRTAAKNRKHGYEQVPEDHHHGHTDIPPDETAGQVEDDDDDEALTMNGGGRLALVKTTTKGSIVQADSPPAQNLTIVVEEIAIAGLIALHVIALVTGTAPGHHGLLVTVVGLVTWVYVAILVTLRLILGNTKWRVPRIWNHTAVIYLFQWLFTVAIFRSVIIHPSSRLSQILTVVEFALTTLLFGLAITTRKGNKTVLLEWEDGIEPSREPLASLFSLATFAWVDPVIYRGYKETLEMKSVWNLVPKEKAAAVLADYRTLKRTSSLAWHLIKYFKGELLVQFALASFAGIFTFAPTLLLKAILEYVERPEGAPINVLWLYVILLPVLDIVRSFADNYALWIGRKICIRIRAIMVGEIYAKALRRKASAGKDKELGMNKPSGKQGWFGKLKAKLGFKKAKADAEAAANGAAKDPAKDDEQANLGTIINLMSVDSFKIAEVTAYLHFICASAPTQLIIAIILLWDVMGLSAIPGLVVMALLLPINYSFARGFANTSKKILGATDKRINVTNEVLQNIRIIKYFAWEAKFGRIVDEKRAAELKALRSRYIIWSFAVAVWNSVPVLITFFSFLMYTLVEHKPLYPSVAFTAISLFMLLRVPLDQMGDMFAHVQETKVSLDRVEEFLTEEETEKYVQLGEDNVDENGNKVIGFRKGNFIWGAKDVVAEDGSMAFRLMDMDIDFRIGKLNIISGPTGSGKTSMLMALLGEMTLVDGKVYCPGGRSREDVRADPETGLADTVAYVAQAAWLVNANIKENILFAAPYDEKRYRDVIVACALERDLEILDNGDETLVGEKGITLSGGQKQRISLARAVYSNSQHIFLDDCLSAVDSHTAQWIFNNAIKGPLMAGRTCILVTHNLQLCAPSSHYIVTLENGRITAQGPSAELIASGKLGEEIQKAAVNSASVSRIPSRVPSSVGEDGSETVVNPGDEGTTDARSKKNDKKKEQKDAMEEKKAEGSVKWPVIQLYLSSMGSWWFWVVALTVFGLQQMSGVATNFWVREWANQYVDEEVERIAFSTSSHTYSQQSFSPTYLASIANYGNRIGSTFSTTVAADVDVKYYLTVLAAIGIGGSVAAFIRDVWVFYGSLTASKKIHNDLISRVSRAKFKFFDVTPLGQLMNRFSKDLEAVDQEVAPIAIGVFGCALGILVTVILITWVTPGFLVAGVFITAAYWFVGAFYLRASRDLKRLESVQRSPLFQQFGETLSGMTTIRAYGDERRFIRENLSKINVQARPFIYLWAANRWLAFRTDVLGDMVSFFAGVFIIISLGTGTVDPGSAGISLSYAIGFTENVLWLIRLYAINEQNMNSVERIKEYLDVEQEAEPIIEKNRPPQNWPSQGSVEFINYSTRYRADLDPVLRNLSFRIDPKDKVGIVGRTGAGKSSLALAIFRALEADEGKILIDDIDIGLIGLRDLREAITIVPQDPTLFMGTIRSNLDPFDAYTDEQIFEALRKVQLIGPNESTSRPATRPTTPSAGSMLPATPNLGLSRGESTSSPGSSIAPTNKNVFLNLSSTVSESGSNLSQGQRQLLCLARALLKRPNVLVMDEATASIDYATDTKIQETIRELTSTIITIAHRLQTIVDYDKVLVLDKGAVVEYGHPYELIRKENGSFRSMCDMSGEYSVLLKAAKKKWDSGRLVDIDDDEEAAKDDNKAKGVVADEAQKDTEEAKQKAEAEAKKKAEAEAEARKRAEQDAKKARQAEEEAKKAEEEAKKRAAEDEAKRRAEEEEAKKAEEEAKKAGGG; encoded by the exons ATGAGCAACTTTGCTCAGTGCAGCTGGCCGATGTGGGATATCGATGATCTCACGCCGTGCTTCCAGCAAGA CTACCTCAAGATCCTCTTCCCTCTAATCGTCATagccttctccttcctccaTCTCGCCCTGCAGGCCATCCGAaccgccgccaagaaccGCAAGCACGGCTACGAACAAGTCCCCGAAGATCACCACCACGGCCACACCGACATCCCCCCCGACGAAACTGCCGGACAAgttgaagatgacgacgacgacgaggcaTTGACCATGAATGGTGGCGGCCGCCTGGCCCTCGTCAAGACCACCACCAAGGGCTCCATCGTTCAGGCCGACAGCCCCCCGGCACAGAACTTGACCATCGTAGTCGAGGAGATTGCTATCGCCGGTCTGATTGCCCTCCATGTCATTGCATTGGTCACGGGCACTGCCCCTGGCCACCACGGCCTGCTCGTCACCGTTGTTGGCCTTGTCACCTGGGTCTACGTCGCCATTCTCGTCACTCTGCGTCTCATCCTCGGTAACACAAAGTGGCGCGTGCCTCGCATTTGGAACCACACGGCTGTCATCTACCTCTTTCAATGGCTCTTCACCGTCGCCATCTTCCGCTCCGTCATTATCCACCCCAGCAGCCGCCTGTCGCAGATCCTTACCGTGGTCGAGTTCGCCCTGACCACTCTGCTTTTTGGCCtggccatcaccaccagGAAGGGAAACAAGACGGTGCTGCTAGAATGGGAGGATGGTATCGAGCCCTCGCGCGAGCCCCttgcctctctcttctctctcgccACCTTCGCCTGGGTCGACCCCGTCATCTACCGCGGCTACAAGGAGACTCTTGAAATGAAGAGCGTGTGGAACCTGGTCCCCAAAGAGAAGGCcgctgccgtcctcgccgactACCGCACCCTGAAGCGGACATCCAGTCTGGCATGGCACTTGATCAAGTACTTCAAGGGTGAGCTCCTGGTCCAATTCGCCCTCGCGTCTTTTGCTGGCATCTTCACTTTCGCCCCGACCCTACTGCTCAAGGCCATCCTCGAGTATGTCGAGAGGCCCGAAGGCGCTCCCATCAACGTTTTGTGGCTGTACGTCATTCTCTTGCCTGTTCTCGACATCGTCAGGTCGTTCGCCGACAACTACGCCTTGTGGATCGGCCGCAAGATTTGCATCCGCATCCGTGCCATCATGGTTGGTGAAATCTATGCCAAGGCCCTCCGACGCAAGGCTTCCGCCGGCAAGGATAAGGAACTCGGCATGAACAAGCCCTCCGGAAAGCAGGGCTGGTTCGGCAAGCTCAAGGCAAAGCTGGGCTTCAAGAAGGCAAAGGCTGATGCCGAGGCGGCtgccaacggcgccgccaaggaccccgccaaggacgacgagcaggccaacctgggcaccatcatcaacctCATGTCCGTCGACAGCTTCAAGATCGCCGAGGTCACGGCTTACCTGCACTTCATCTGCGCCTCCGCTCCGACGCAGCTCATCATTGCAATCATCCTGCTCTGGGATGTCATGGGCCTCAGCGCCATCCCCGGCCTGGTCGTCATGGCCCTGCTGTTGCCCATCAACTACAGCTTTGCTCGAGGCTTCGCCAACACGTCCAAGAAGATTCTCGGCGCCACCGACAAGCGCATCAACGTGACCAACGAGGTTTTGCAAAACATCCGCATCATCAAGTACTTTGCCTGGGAAGCCAAGTTtggccgcatcgtcgacgagaagcgTGCCGCTGAGCTGAAGGCGCTGCGATCCCGTTACATCATCTGGTCTTTTGCCGTCGCCGTGTGGAACTCGGTCCCTGTGCTCATcaccttcttctccttcctcaTGTATACTCTCGTGGAGCACAAGCCTCTCTACCCGTCGGTTGCCTTTACCgccatctctctcttcatGCTCCTCCGCGTCCCTCTAGACCAGATGGGAGACATGTTTGCTCACGTTCAGGAGACCAAGGTTTCCCTCGACCGTGTCGAGGAGTTCCTCACAGAGGAGGAGACCGAGAAGTACGTTCAGCTTGGGGAGGACAACGTCGACGAGAATGGCAACAAGGTCATCGGGTTCCGTAAAGGTAACTTTATCTGGGGTGCCAAGGATGTCGTTGCCGAAGATGGCTCAATGGCGTTCCGTCTTATGGATATGGATATCGACTTCCGCATTGGCAAGCTCAACATCATCTCCGGACCTACTGGCTCCGGAAAGACGTCCATGCTGATGGCTCTACTCGGTGAAATGACTCTCGTTGACGGCAAGGTCTACTGCCCTGgtggccgaagccgagagGACGTCCGCGCCGATCCCGAGACCGGCCTGGCTGACACGGTTGCCTATGTCGCTCAGGCCGCATGGCTTGTGAATGCCAACATCAAGGAGAACATCCTTTTCGCTGCACCGTACGACGAGAAGAGATACAGGGACGTCATTGTCGCCTGTGCCCTGGAGCGCGAtctcgagatcctcgacaACGGTGACGAGACCTTGGTTGGCGAGAAGGGCATCACACTGTCCGGCGGCCAAAAGCAGCGCATCTCGCTCGCCCGTGCCGTCTACTCCAATTCTCAGCACATCTTCTTGGACGACTGCCTGAGTGCCGTCGACTCTCACACGGCGCAGTGGATCTTCAACAACGCCATCAAGGGCCCTCTGATGGCTGGCCGCACCTGCATTCTCGTCACGCACAACCTTCAGCTCTGCGCTCCCTCCTCTCACTACATCGTCACCCTGGAAAACGGCAGAATCACTGCGCAGGGTCCCTCGGCCGAGCTCATCGCCTCCGGCAAGCTTGGCGAGGAGATTCAAAAGGCCGCCGTCAACTCTGCCTCGGTGTCCCGAATCCCGTCCCGAGTCCCGTCTAgtgtcggcgaggatggtTCAGAAACCGTCGTCAaccccggcgacgagggcacCACTGATGCGCGGTCCAAGAAgaacgacaagaagaaggagcagaaggacgcaatggaggagaagaaggccgagggcTCCGTCAAGTGGCCTGTCATCCAACTCTACCTCTCCTCCATGGGTTCCTGGTGGTTCTGGGTTGTGGCTCTCACTGTCTTCGGTCTCCAACAGATGTCCGGCGTTGCCACCAACTTCTGGGTGCGTGAGTGGGCCAACCAAtacgtcgacgaggaggtggagcgcatcgccttctcgacctcgtcccaCACCTACAGCCAGCAGTCTTTCTCTCCGACCTACCTTGCCTCCATCGCTAACTACGGCAACCGCATCGGCTCCACCTTCTCTACCACAGTCGCTGCGGATGTAGACGTCAAGTACTACCTTACCGTTCTTGCCGCCATCGGCATTGGTGGCTCCGTGGCCGCATTCATCAGAGATGTCTGGGTCTTTTATGGTTCTTTGACGGCGTCCAAGAAGATCCATAACGACCTGATTTCCCGCGTATCCCGAGCCAAGTTTAAGTTCTTCGACGTCACTCCTCTTGGTCAGTTGATGAACCGTTTTAGCAAGGATCTTGAGGCGGTGGATCAAGAAGTTGCCCCGATCGCCATTGGGGTTTTCGGCTGCGCTCTCGGAATTCTCGTCaccgtcatcctcatcacTTGGGTGACTCccggcttcctcgtcgcggGTGTCTTCATCACTGCAGCCTACTGGTTCGTCGGCGCCTTCTACCTGCGCGCTTCCAGAGACTTGAAGCGCCTCGAATCCGTCCAGAGGAGCCCCTTGTTCCAGCAGTTTGGCGAGACCCTTTCGGGCATGACCACCATTCGAGCCTACGGCGACGAGCGCCGCTTCATCCGGGAGAACCTGTCCAAGATCAACGTTCAGGCCCGTCCTTTCATCTATCTCTGGGCTGCGAACCGTTGGCTTGCCTTCCGAACCGATGTACTCGGTGACATGGTTTCCTTCTTTGCCGGTGttttcatcatcatcagcttGGGTACGGGCACAGTTGATCCCGGTTCTGCCGGTATTTCTCTCAGCTACGCCATTGGTTTCACCGAGAACGTTCTGTGGCTCATTCGCCTGTACGCCATCAACGAGCAAAACATGAATTCGGTGGAGCGCATCAAAGAAtacctcgacgtcgagcaaGAGGCCGAGCCGATCATCGAGAAGAACCGACCCCCCCAGAATTGGCCCAGCCAAGGATCCGTCGAGTTCATCAACTACTCGACTCGCTAccgcgccgacctcgaccctGTCCTGCGGAACCTCAGCTTCCGAATCGATCCCAAGGACAAGGTCGGTATTGTCGGCAGAACGGGCGCCGGCAAGAGTTCGTTGGCCCTGGCCATATTCCGCGCtctcgaggccgatgagggcAAGATTCTCAttgacgacatcgacatcggcCTGATTGGCCTCCGTGACTTACGTGAGGCCATCACTATCGTGCCCCAGGACCCTACGCTCTTCATGGGCACCATCCGCTCCAACCTGGACCCCTTTGACGCGTACACGGATGAGCAGATTTTCGAGGCCCTCCGTAAGGTGCAGCTCATCGGTCCCAACGAGTCGActtccaggccggcgaccaGACCGACTACGCCATCGGCCGGCTCGATGCTGCCGGCCACACCCAATCTCGGACTTAGCCGGGGAGAGTCCACCTCGAGCCCCGGGTCCTCGATCGCGCCGACCAACAAGAACGTCTTCCTCAACCTTTCTTCGACCGTCTCGGAGTCCGGCTCCAACCTGTCACAGGGTCAGCGCCAGCTGCTCTGTCTCGCTCGTGCTCTCCTGAAGCGGCCCAACGTGCTCGTCATGGACGAGGCGACGGCTTCGATTGACTATGCGACTGACACCAAGATCCAAGAAACGATCCGCGAGCTCACCAGTACCATCATCACCATTGCCCATCGTCTGCAGACCATTGTGGACTACGACAAGGtgctcgtcctcgacaagggcgCTGTCGTCGAGTACGGCCACCCGTACGAGTTGATTCGCAAGGAGAACGGCAGCTTCCGAAGCATGTGCGACATGAGCGGAGAGTACTCGGTGCTGCtcaaggcggccaagaagaagtgGGACTCTGGAAGGCTTGTCGacattgacgacgacgaggaggccgccaaggacgacAATAAGGCCAAGGGTGTCGTCGCAGACGAGGCCCAAAAGGATACCGAGGAGGCAAAGCAGAAGGCTGAGGCTgaagccaagaagaaggccgaagccgaggctGAAGCACGGAAGAGGGCAGAGCAAGATGCCAAGAAGGCCAGACAAGCCGAAGAGGAGGCtaagaaggccgaggaggaagccaAGAAGAGGGCCGCCGAAGATGAGGCGAAAAGGcgagccgaagaagaagaagcaaagaaggctgaagaagaagccaagAAGGCGGGCGGTGGATAG